Proteins from a single region of Streptomyces vinaceus:
- a CDS encoding putative quinol monooxygenase, protein MIFIAVRFDVRPEHSDNWLTLVDEFTRATRNEPGNLFYDWSRSVDDPTKYTLLEAFTDAEAGAAHVASDHFKAGMETLAGAIASTPEIIHVEVPGQGWSAMAELSPRN, encoded by the coding sequence ATGATCTTCATCGCCGTCAGGTTCGACGTCCGTCCGGAGCACAGCGACAACTGGCTCACGCTCGTCGACGAGTTCACCCGGGCCACCCGCAACGAGCCCGGAAACCTCTTCTACGACTGGTCGCGCAGCGTCGACGACCCCACCAAGTACACCCTCCTGGAAGCCTTCACCGACGCCGAGGCGGGCGCGGCGCACGTCGCGTCCGACCACTTCAAGGCCGGTATGGAGACCCTCGCCGGCGCCATCGCGAGCACCCCGGAGATCATCCACGTCGAGGTGCCCGGCCAGGGCTGGAGCGCCATGGCCGAGCTCTCCCCGCGCAACTGA
- a CDS encoding IclR family transcriptional regulator — MPPTGPQSVDRALAILDAVADAPGPLGAKALARRLGCSLSTAYHLLAPLTERGYLLRTPRGYELGPRIPGLHRSLLRRLEPAPRMADLLARLRRRTGAEAYHTAYRGGLITVVDTTAPVTDAAHPFAPGRETRAHATAHGKALLAELPRPLRRRYLAEHGMARLTGATITSAELLEAELSRVRGQGFAVSVGEADPAYTCLAVPLPRGRDQNHDGDAVHALSVSLPTEEFRRGPREIRAALARAAAECGRDRPGDPPGPFSDAAGNTV; from the coding sequence ATGCCGCCCACCGGTCCGCAGTCCGTCGACCGCGCGCTCGCGATCCTCGACGCCGTCGCCGACGCGCCCGGGCCGCTCGGCGCCAAGGCCCTGGCCCGGCGGCTGGGATGCTCGCTGTCCACGGCCTACCACCTCCTGGCCCCGCTCACCGAGCGCGGCTACCTCCTGCGCACCCCGCGGGGGTACGAGCTCGGGCCGCGGATCCCGGGGCTGCACCGGAGCCTGCTGCGCCGTCTGGAGCCCGCGCCGCGCATGGCGGACCTGCTGGCCCGGCTGCGCCGCCGCACCGGCGCCGAGGCGTACCACACCGCGTACCGGGGCGGCCTGATCACGGTCGTCGACACCACGGCTCCGGTCACGGACGCGGCGCATCCGTTCGCCCCCGGCCGCGAGACCCGGGCGCACGCCACCGCGCACGGCAAGGCGCTGCTCGCCGAGCTGCCCCGGCCGCTGCGGCGGCGGTACCTGGCCGAGCACGGGATGGCCCGCCTGACCGGGGCCACCATCACCAGCGCGGAGCTGCTGGAGGCGGAGCTCTCCCGGGTCCGCGGGCAGGGTTTCGCCGTGTCGGTCGGCGAGGCCGATCCCGCGTACACCTGCCTGGCCGTACCCCTGCCGCGCGGCCGCGACCAGAACCACGACGGCGACGCGGTGCACGCCCTGTCGGTGTCCCTGCCGACCGAGGAGTTCCGGCGAGGCCCGCGGGAGATCCGCGCCGCGCTCGCGCGGGCCGCGGCGGAGTGCGGCCGAGACCGGCCGGGGGATCCTCCGGGGCCGTTTTCCGACGCTGCCGGAAATACGGTGTGA
- a CDS encoding hemerythrin domain-containing protein gives MDSEHVAPARPYGPAAADLTGVRVAHRAILADIERLAGLLAALAAAAEPAGPARAGAIAGYVHRFNDAVRGHHREDRTLWPVVLDAVPDAAEAAAGLAGFVADHEALDAVQADCDAAAARFAAEPGRHAGRLAGLLAAQRDLLAAHIEAEERHVLPVIARRVPGAAYAAAQARVRRADRSADPAWSRAWLLSHATEDETRRLLAAVGAGPAAVEPELREYAAEASAVFAG, from the coding sequence ATGGACAGCGAACACGTCGCCCCCGCGAGGCCGTACGGCCCGGCCGCCGCCGATCTCACCGGCGTCCGGGTCGCCCATCGCGCGATCCTGGCCGACATCGAGCGCCTGGCCGGGCTGCTCGCCGCTCTCGCCGCGGCGGCCGAGCCGGCCGGTCCCGCGCGGGCCGGGGCCATCGCCGGGTACGTGCACCGCTTCAACGACGCGGTACGCGGGCACCACCGCGAGGACCGGACCCTGTGGCCGGTCGTCCTGGACGCGGTGCCCGACGCCGCCGAGGCGGCGGCCGGTCTCGCCGGCTTCGTCGCCGACCACGAGGCGCTCGACGCGGTCCAGGCCGACTGCGACGCGGCCGCGGCACGTTTCGCCGCCGAGCCCGGGCGCCACGCGGGACGGCTGGCCGGGCTGCTCGCCGCCCAGCGGGACCTGCTGGCCGCGCACATCGAAGCCGAGGAGCGGCACGTCCTGCCGGTCATCGCCCGCCGGGTGCCCGGCGCCGCCTACGCCGCCGCGCAGGCCCGCGTCCGCCGGGCCGACCGCTCGGCGGACCCGGCGTGGTCGCGGGCCTGGCTGCTGAGCCACGCCACCGAGGACGAGACCCGGCGCCTGCTCGCGGCGGTCGGCGCGGGCCCGGCCGCCGTGGAGCCGGAGCTGCGCGAGTACGCCGCCGAGGCGTCGGCGGTGTTCGCGGGCTGA
- the cynR gene encoding transcriptional regulator CynR has translation MPLELRHLRYLLAVAEHGSFTRAAEELHISQPTLSQQIKQLERTVGVQLLDRTGRAVRLTDAGATFVPYARRALQELATAERAVLDVADLSRGSLRLAMTPTFTAYLLGPLAARLHARHPGITLNVKEMTQGQLEAALLADAVDLGIAFRGAHLPGIGATDLFTETLGLVVGPEHPHAGRTEPLPVSELPACPLALLSEDFATREHVDAHFRRHRVAPRIAVEADSISALTEIVRRTGLATVLPDALTRGDTPLHPVPLAPALPARTVVLLRRESAYESAAVRAFTALARQWAPS, from the coding sequence ATGCCCCTGGAACTGCGCCATCTCCGCTATCTGCTGGCCGTGGCCGAGCACGGCAGCTTCACCCGCGCCGCCGAGGAGCTGCACATCTCGCAGCCCACGCTGTCCCAGCAGATCAAGCAGCTGGAGCGGACCGTGGGCGTCCAGCTGCTGGACCGTACGGGGCGGGCCGTACGCCTGACCGACGCCGGCGCGACCTTCGTCCCGTACGCGCGCCGCGCGCTCCAGGAGCTGGCCACCGCCGAGCGGGCCGTACTGGACGTGGCGGACCTCTCCCGCGGCAGCCTGCGCCTCGCCATGACCCCGACCTTCACCGCGTACCTGCTGGGCCCGCTCGCCGCGCGGCTCCACGCCCGGCACCCCGGAATCACCCTGAACGTCAAAGAAATGACGCAGGGTCAGCTGGAAGCGGCGCTGCTGGCCGACGCCGTCGACCTCGGCATCGCCTTTCGGGGAGCCCACCTGCCCGGCATCGGCGCCACCGACCTGTTCACCGAGACCCTCGGCCTGGTCGTCGGCCCCGAGCACCCGCACGCCGGCCGCACCGAGCCCCTGCCGGTGTCCGAACTCCCCGCATGCCCCCTCGCGTTGCTCAGCGAGGACTTCGCCACACGGGAGCACGTCGACGCCCATTTCCGCCGCCACCGCGTCGCGCCGCGGATCGCCGTCGAGGCCGACTCCATCAGCGCCCTCACCGAGATCGTCCGCCGCACCGGGCTGGCCACCGTGCTCCCCGACGCGCTCACCCGTGGCGACACGCCGTTGCACCCCGTCCCGCTCGCCCCCGCCCTCCCCGCGCGGACCGTGGTCCTGCTGCGCCGCGAGAGCGCGTACGAGAGCGCCGCCGTCCGCGCCTTCACCGCGCTCGCCCGGCAGTGGGCCCCGTCCTGA
- a CDS encoding carbonic anhydrase, translating to MHDLAEGLAHFQQDVFPAKAELFARLATDHRPRTLFIGCSDARVVPELITQREPGELFVIRTAGNLVPAHPGAVDGADGVCASIEYAVAVLGVADIVVCGHSACGAMTALAEGRDLAELPAVAGWLRHAAPAADAARREPGALIRANVAAQLTNLATHPAVARALGAGVLTLHGWVYDIPTGAVERVEPAALAA from the coding sequence GTGCACGACCTCGCCGAGGGCCTCGCACACTTTCAGCAGGACGTCTTCCCGGCTAAGGCGGAGCTCTTCGCCCGCCTGGCGACCGACCACCGGCCGCGGACGCTCTTCATCGGCTGCTCCGACGCCCGCGTCGTCCCGGAGCTGATCACCCAGCGGGAGCCGGGCGAGCTGTTCGTGATCCGGACCGCCGGCAATCTCGTACCGGCCCACCCGGGTGCCGTGGACGGCGCCGACGGCGTCTGCGCCAGCATCGAGTACGCGGTCGCCGTCCTCGGCGTCGCGGACATCGTGGTCTGCGGGCACTCCGCCTGCGGCGCCATGACCGCGCTCGCCGAAGGCCGGGACCTCGCGGAACTGCCCGCCGTGGCCGGCTGGCTGCGCCACGCGGCCCCGGCCGCCGACGCGGCGCGGCGCGAGCCGGGGGCCCTGATCCGGGCCAACGTCGCCGCACAGCTCACGAACCTCGCCACCCACCCGGCCGTGGCCCGCGCCCTGGGCGCCGGGGTCCTCACCCTGCACGGCTGGGTCTACGACATCCCCACCGGCGCGGTCGAGCGGGTCGAACCAGCCGCCCTCGCGGCCTGA
- the cynS gene encoding cyanase: MIHAQFDPSARQALAVAAVDAKIRKDLSWQQIADAAGLSVAFVTAAVLGQHPLPAASAEAVAELLGLDTDAARLLRTIPTRGSIPGGIPTDPTIYRFHEMLQVYGTTLKALVHEQLGDGIISAINFKLDVKKVADPEGGERAVITLDGKYLPTKPF, encoded by the coding sequence GTGATCCACGCCCAGTTCGACCCCTCCGCCCGCCAGGCCCTCGCCGTCGCCGCCGTCGACGCCAAGATCCGCAAGGACCTCTCCTGGCAGCAGATCGCCGACGCGGCCGGCCTGTCCGTCGCCTTCGTCACCGCCGCGGTGCTCGGCCAGCACCCGCTGCCGGCCGCCTCCGCCGAGGCGGTCGCCGAGCTCCTCGGCCTCGACACCGACGCGGCGCGTCTCCTGCGGACCATCCCGACCCGCGGCTCGATCCCCGGCGGCATCCCGACCGACCCGACGATCTACCGCTTCCACGAGATGCTCCAGGTGTACGGCACCACCCTCAAGGCCCTGGTCCACGAGCAGCTGGGCGACGGCATCATCAGCGCGATCAACTTCAAGCTGGACGTGAAGAAGGTCGCCGACCCCGAGGGCGGGGAGCGCGCCGTCATCACCCTCGACGGCAAGTACCTCCCCACCAAGCCCTTCTAG
- a CDS encoding response regulator transcription factor, producing the protein MRVLVVEDERRLAAALQRGLRAEGFTVDVAHDGPQGLWLAGEHDYDAIVLDIMLPGLNGYRVCARLRASGCESGILMLTAKDGEYDEAEALDTGADDFLSKPFSYVVLVARLRALIRRTGRRSPQIMEFGDLVIDPAGQRCTRAGTEARLTSREFAVLVYLARRAGEVVPKREILEHVWDAAYEGDLNVVEVHVSALRRKIDAPFGRAAVETVRGAGYRLAADGG; encoded by the coding sequence ATGCGCGTACTGGTGGTCGAGGACGAACGGCGGCTCGCCGCTGCCCTCCAGCGGGGCCTGCGGGCCGAGGGCTTCACGGTGGACGTGGCCCACGACGGCCCCCAGGGCCTGTGGCTGGCGGGCGAGCACGACTACGACGCCATCGTGCTCGACATCATGCTGCCCGGACTCAACGGCTACCGCGTGTGCGCCCGGCTGCGCGCGAGCGGCTGCGAGTCGGGGATCTTGATGCTCACCGCCAAGGACGGCGAGTACGACGAGGCCGAGGCCCTCGACACGGGCGCGGACGACTTCCTCTCGAAGCCGTTCTCCTACGTCGTCCTCGTCGCCCGGCTGCGCGCCCTCATCCGGCGCACCGGCCGCCGCAGCCCGCAGATCATGGAGTTCGGCGATCTGGTGATCGACCCGGCCGGACAGCGGTGCACGCGCGCCGGGACCGAAGCCCGGCTGACCTCGCGCGAGTTCGCGGTCCTCGTGTACCTGGCCCGGCGGGCCGGGGAGGTCGTCCCCAAGCGGGAGATACTGGAGCACGTCTGGGACGCGGCGTACGAGGGCGACCTCAACGTCGTCGAGGTGCACGTCAGCGCCCTGCGCCGGAAGATCGACGCGCCCTTCGGCCGGGCCGCCGTGGAGACCGTCCGCGGCGCGGGCTACCGGCTGGCGGCCGACGGTGGCTGA
- a CDS encoding sensor histidine kinase: protein MRPRSVRARATLGASAVVALALGAASFALLGILDGNLMRDAQAAAEREALSTAGLVAAGRFDTVVTPGRGTDFVQIVDAQGRVLAASPNLAGRPALSPARPGRPGTVRDTWKEGPARGDRRHRVVQVTTVTADGLVTVYAGTSLREADTADDVITGVLAVVVPLLVLTVALVTWRVTGWALRPVEAIRAEVAAISDRDLHRRVPVPRSQDEIARLAVTMNATLDRLEAAGIRQRRFIADASHELRSPITVLRTQLEVAQAHPDPALWGELVSGALEDTVRLQDLAADLLLLARLDTGEAPPDARVDLADVAREAARSRRRDRVPVDMDIAPAAVVRGSTLWLSRLVTNLLDNAQRHAERRVRLVLRADGPGRTAVLEVRDDGPGIAPADRERVFERFTRLDDARSRDEGGTGLGLAIARDIATRLGGSLTVEDAPAGARLVARLPLEPDASGADTGF, encoded by the coding sequence CTGCGCCCGCGGTCCGTGCGGGCCAGGGCCACGCTCGGGGCCTCCGCCGTGGTGGCACTGGCCCTCGGGGCCGCCTCCTTCGCCCTGCTCGGGATCCTGGACGGCAACCTGATGCGGGACGCCCAGGCCGCCGCCGAGCGCGAGGCCCTGTCCACCGCGGGCCTGGTGGCCGCGGGCCGGTTCGACACCGTCGTGACCCCCGGGCGCGGCACCGACTTCGTCCAGATCGTCGATGCCCAGGGACGGGTCCTGGCGGCGAGCCCCAACCTGGCCGGCCGCCCGGCCCTCTCCCCGGCCCGCCCGGGCCGGCCCGGCACGGTCCGGGACACCTGGAAGGAGGGCCCGGCGCGCGGGGACCGCCGCCACCGCGTCGTCCAGGTCACCACCGTCACCGCGGACGGCCTCGTCACCGTGTACGCCGGGACCTCCCTGCGGGAGGCCGACACGGCCGACGACGTCATCACCGGCGTGCTCGCGGTCGTGGTGCCGCTGCTCGTGCTCACCGTGGCGTTGGTCACCTGGCGGGTGACCGGCTGGGCGCTGCGGCCCGTCGAGGCGATCCGCGCCGAGGTCGCCGCGATCAGCGACCGCGACCTGCACCGCCGGGTCCCGGTGCCGCGCAGCCAGGACGAGATCGCCCGGCTCGCCGTCACGATGAACGCCACCCTGGACCGGCTCGAAGCCGCGGGGATCCGCCAGCGCCGGTTCATCGCGGACGCCTCGCACGAGCTCCGCAGTCCCATCACCGTGCTCCGCACCCAGCTGGAGGTCGCCCAGGCCCATCCGGATCCGGCGCTGTGGGGCGAGCTGGTCAGCGGGGCGCTGGAGGACACCGTACGGTTGCAGGACCTCGCCGCCGACCTGCTCCTGCTGGCCCGCCTGGACACCGGGGAGGCGCCGCCGGACGCCCGGGTCGACCTGGCGGACGTGGCCCGGGAGGCCGCCCGTTCGCGGCGCCGGGACCGGGTCCCCGTGGACATGGACATCGCTCCCGCGGCCGTCGTGCGCGGCAGCACCCTGTGGCTCTCCCGGCTCGTCACCAACCTGCTGGACAACGCCCAGCGCCACGCCGAGCGTCGGGTCCGGCTCGTCCTGCGCGCCGACGGGCCCGGGCGCACCGCCGTACTGGAGGTCCGCGACGACGGGCCGGGCATCGCGCCCGCCGACCGGGAGCGGGTCTTCGAACGGTTCACCCGTCTCGACGACGCCCGCAGCCGCGACGAGGGGGGCACGGGTCTGGGCCTGGCCATAGCCCGTGACATCGCCACCCGCCTGGGCGGGTCCCTCACGGTCGAGGACGCGCCGGCCGGTGCCCGGTTGGTGGCCAGGCTCCCCCTCGAACCTGACGCAAGCGGGGCGGACACCGGGTTCTGA
- a CDS encoding sigma-70 family RNA polymerase sigma factor translates to MNLHSAPQDLPQGRRGKPGRPLGPIAEGTGPAHRAWLEPLRDAIHGRGVTLDELQARTGRDKGHISELLRAVGRYPRWVFVRTVLLALDRPGLPYDSMRLRWVIAAQDIGKRTSWIKDCLHEGGARHRTASASAPLDFRAFQQMHRPHYTSYASAFLRRDGLVEKAVDDVFTLLLMLWHDALASENPERFAWPMLRRTVLERAPKDNGRPSLVESAFDTVALDFAPDPVGQVEESMALFRAVGGLAPMQRDVIVLLHLCGLGETRVADELGVSLASVRSTARHAKRNLHAVLYPDTTTEEEVPGDLDD, encoded by the coding sequence ATGAACCTCCACTCGGCACCCCAGGACCTCCCCCAGGGCCGGCGCGGCAAGCCCGGCCGGCCGCTGGGCCCCATCGCCGAAGGCACCGGACCGGCGCACCGCGCCTGGCTGGAACCCCTGCGCGACGCCATCCACGGCAGGGGAGTGACCCTGGACGAGCTCCAGGCGCGCACCGGCCGGGACAAGGGGCACATATCCGAACTGCTGCGGGCCGTCGGACGCTACCCGCGCTGGGTGTTCGTCCGTACGGTGCTCCTCGCGCTGGACCGGCCGGGCCTGCCGTACGACTCGATGCGGCTCCGCTGGGTGATCGCCGCCCAGGACATCGGCAAGCGCACCTCGTGGATCAAGGACTGCCTCCACGAGGGCGGCGCCCGCCACCGCACCGCCAGCGCCTCGGCCCCGCTCGACTTCCGGGCCTTCCAGCAGATGCACCGGCCGCACTACACCAGCTACGCCTCGGCCTTCCTGCGCCGGGACGGCCTCGTCGAGAAGGCCGTCGACGACGTCTTCACGCTCCTGCTGATGCTGTGGCACGACGCGCTCGCCAGCGAGAACCCCGAGCGGTTCGCCTGGCCGATGCTGCGCCGGACCGTGCTCGAACGCGCCCCGAAGGACAACGGCCGGCCCTCCCTCGTCGAGTCCGCCTTCGACACGGTCGCCCTCGACTTCGCCCCCGACCCGGTCGGGCAGGTCGAGGAGTCCATGGCCTTGTTCCGGGCCGTCGGGGGCCTCGCCCCCATGCAGCGGGACGTCATCGTCCTGCTCCACCTGTGCGGACTGGGGGAGACCCGGGTGGCGGACGAACTCGGGGTCTCCCTGGCCTCCGTACGCTCCACCGCACGGCACGCCAAACGCAATCTGCACGCCGTCCTGTACCCGGACACGACCACCGAGGAGGAGGTCCCCGGTGACCTCGACGATTGA
- a CDS encoding serine hydrolase domain-containing protein yields the protein MPLDRRLTLSAALLAVVAGVVPATAAHAAAHPFAAPAAQTGVAPAPKPDMEAVTQALKNTTAVGAPGAMVRITGSGAPLTSAVGVQDRTTGAAMDLNSRFRIGSVTKTFSSVVLLQLVDEGKISLDTPVNQYLPGLLPDDRITVRHLMTHRSGLSDYTNAMFDKTVPGFEAVRNKVFTYQELVALSLREPRTAEPGVSYQYSNTNFVVVGMLIEKATGHGVATEYEKRIIKPLKLKNTSYVHPSTQIKGAHLHGYLHPDEAGAPLVDSTEQTVSWAQSAGAMISNAADLNTFMSALLGGKLLKPAMLDAMLTMTPTDAANSRFYGLGLRRYDLSCGTSVYGHTGTVQGFYTYAFATRDGKRSLAAVANTSNKGEANTALGGTLEGAFCGKKTPAAGPAAAPSQRGFALLPALTAAPAEQDLPEHGSR from the coding sequence CTGCCTCTCGACCGACGCCTGACTCTCAGTGCCGCCCTGCTCGCCGTCGTGGCCGGCGTGGTGCCGGCGACCGCCGCCCACGCGGCCGCGCATCCGTTCGCCGCACCGGCGGCGCAGACCGGCGTCGCGCCCGCCCCGAAGCCCGACATGGAGGCCGTGACGCAGGCGTTGAAGAACACCACCGCGGTCGGGGCTCCCGGCGCGATGGTCCGCATCACCGGCTCCGGCGCGCCGCTCACCAGTGCGGTCGGCGTCCAGGACCGGACCACGGGCGCGGCCATGGACCTGAACAGCCGCTTCCGGATCGGCAGCGTCACCAAGACGTTCTCCAGCGTCGTCCTGCTCCAGCTGGTCGACGAGGGCAAGATCAGCCTGGACACCCCGGTCAACCAGTACCTGCCCGGCCTGCTGCCGGACGACCGCATCACGGTCCGTCACCTGATGACCCACCGCAGCGGGTTGTCCGACTACACGAACGCGATGTTCGACAAGACCGTGCCCGGCTTCGAGGCGGTCCGCAACAAGGTCTTCACCTACCAGGAGCTGGTCGCCCTCTCGCTGCGCGAGCCGCGCACGGCCGAGCCGGGCGTCTCGTACCAGTACTCCAACACCAACTTCGTGGTCGTCGGCATGCTCATCGAGAAGGCCACGGGGCACGGCGTGGCCACGGAGTACGAGAAGCGCATCATCAAGCCGCTGAAGCTGAAGAACACCTCGTACGTCCACCCCTCGACGCAGATCAAGGGCGCCCACCTGCACGGCTACCTGCACCCGGACGAGGCGGGGGCGCCGCTGGTCGACTCCACCGAGCAGACGGTGTCCTGGGCGCAGTCCGCCGGTGCGATGATCTCGAACGCGGCCGACCTGAACACCTTCATGTCGGCGCTGCTCGGCGGCAAGCTGCTGAAGCCGGCCATGCTGGACGCCATGCTCACCATGACTCCGACGGACGCCGCGAACAGCCGGTTCTACGGCCTGGGGCTGCGCCGCTACGACCTGTCGTGCGGTACCTCGGTGTACGGGCACACCGGCACGGTCCAGGGCTTCTACACGTACGCCTTCGCCACGCGTGACGGCAAGCGCAGCCTGGCGGCGGTGGCGAACACCTCGAACAAGGGCGAGGCGAACACCGCCCTGGGCGGCACGCTCGAAGGTGCGTTCTGCGGGAAGAAGACCCCGGCGGCGGGGCCGGCGGCCGCGCCCTCGCAGCGCGGCTTCGCCCTGCTGCCGGCGCTGACGGCGGCCCCGGCCGAGCAGGACCTCCCGGAGCACGGCTCGCGCTGA
- a CDS encoding WD40 repeat domain-containing protein, which produces MAFAPDGRTVASGGVDRTLRLWDVAGGRTSMALTGHNDDINAVAYTPDGTTLVSAGGDGTTRLWDVRGGRALATLAGHTDYVLGVAVDPGGALLATAAFDQSVVLWDLRGPVLTARPFTEIWQAAYSPDGKLLATADADHTVRLWEVAGRRVAASLAGHTESVFSVAFSPDGRLLASAGSDGTVRLWDVASRTALSTLTGHGGIVYAVAFSPDGRLLASAGSDRTVRLWDVASRTALSTLTGHTDFANDVAFSPDGRTLASAGDDLTVRLWDVPGRRPLATLTGHAGAVRAVAFGPDGRTLASSGNDGTVRLWDARRSWAAATSGAVLSGHTGAVRAIAFSPDGKWLASSGNDRTVRLWEVAGRRPWAALTGHTSAVWGVVFSPDGRTVASSSNDGTVRLWNPDPQARLAEICRPGAGTEWPKNAPACTF; this is translated from the coding sequence GTGGCGTTCGCGCCGGACGGGCGGACGGTGGCCTCGGGGGGCGTCGACCGGACCCTGCGGCTGTGGGACGTGGCCGGGGGCCGTACGTCGATGGCGCTGACGGGGCACAACGACGACATCAACGCGGTCGCCTACACCCCGGACGGCACCACGCTCGTCAGCGCGGGCGGGGACGGCACCACCCGGCTGTGGGACGTGCGCGGCGGCCGGGCCCTCGCCACGCTCGCCGGACACACCGACTACGTGCTCGGGGTCGCCGTGGACCCCGGCGGCGCTCTGCTGGCCACCGCGGCCTTCGACCAGTCGGTGGTGCTCTGGGACCTGCGCGGTCCCGTGCTCACCGCGCGCCCCTTCACGGAGATCTGGCAGGCGGCGTACAGCCCGGACGGGAAGCTGCTGGCCACCGCGGACGCCGATCACACGGTGCGGCTGTGGGAGGTGGCCGGGCGGCGGGTGGCCGCCTCGCTCGCGGGGCACACCGAGTCGGTGTTCTCGGTGGCCTTCTCCCCCGACGGACGGCTGCTGGCCTCGGCGGGTTCGGACGGGACGGTCCGGCTCTGGGACGTGGCCTCCCGTACCGCCCTGTCCACGCTCACCGGGCACGGCGGGATCGTGTACGCGGTGGCCTTCTCCCCCGACGGGCGGCTGCTGGCCTCGGCCGGTTCCGACCGGACGGTCCGGCTCTGGGACGTGGCCTCCCGTACCGCCCTGTCCACGCTCACCGGGCACACCGACTTCGCGAACGACGTGGCGTTCAGCCCGGACGGGCGCACGCTGGCGAGCGCGGGCGACGATCTGACCGTACGTCTGTGGGACGTGCCCGGGCGGCGGCCGCTCGCCACGCTCACCGGCCACGCGGGCGCGGTACGGGCGGTCGCCTTCGGCCCGGACGGGCGGACCCTGGCGAGCAGCGGCAACGACGGCACCGTACGCCTGTGGGACGCCCGCCGCTCATGGGCCGCGGCCACGTCCGGGGCCGTGCTGTCCGGCCATACCGGAGCGGTGCGCGCCATCGCCTTCTCCCCCGACGGCAAGTGGCTGGCCAGCAGCGGCAACGACCGTACGGTGCGGCTCTGGGAGGTGGCCGGGCGACGGCCGTGGGCCGCCCTGACGGGCCACACGAGCGCGGTGTGGGGCGTGGTCTTCTCGCCCGACGGGCGGACGGTGGCGAGCAGCAGCAACGACGGCACGGTGCGGCTGTGGAACCCGGATCCGCAGGCCCGGCTGGCCGAGATCTGCCGGCCCGGCGCGGGTACGGAGTGGCCGAAAAACGCTCCTGCCTGCACGTTCTGA